One Candidatus Baltobacteraceae bacterium genomic window, CGGGTGAGGCCGTCGCGCTGTTTATTTCGCCGATCGCTCCGTTATACGCCGATACGAACGTGTTGATCGCGCTTACGAGCTGCGAATTGTCTTGGGCGACTGTTACCTCGAACGGCTGCACCGTATTACTTAAGAGGTTGAGCGAAATACCGGGGATCGCCGTCGTGACGTTGTTGCTGCTGCTGTAAACCGTCTGCGTCGCGCCACCCGGCGTGGAGAGGACGACTTTCGCCTGCGACCCGATGGTTGTTTGGGCGGCTCCGCCTGTCAGGCCGCTCGCCGCGAGAAAATTGCTCGTATCGCCGCCGGCGCCCAACACGATGCTTTGGGGGCCCGAATTCTTGTTGACGAGCGATATCTCGCCCGTCGACGAATTGTACGACGCGGTCACGCCCGCGGCGGAAGCGTTGATGTTGTTGAGGACGTCGTGCAGGTTGTTCTGGGTGGCGTCGATCGTGATGGTGACGCCGTTGATCGTAATCGTCCCCGACGTGACCGGCGTCTTAAATCCGGCGCCGCTGGCGGCGTTGAGTCCGGTGGCCTGGTTGATTCCGCCCACCCCGGCCGTGCCCGTTACCGTGCCCGAAGTCGGCGTGTTGGTAACGGCGGCTTGCGTCAGGCGTAAAACGTCGAGCAGGTTCCCCGAATCGTTGGCCGATCCCAGCGAGACCGGTTTATTCGTATCCGAGATTTGCACGGTATCGGTTGCGCCGACAAAACCGATCGAAAAGCCGGCATCGCCTGCCGCCCGAACGGCTGTTTGAATGTTTGCAAGAATCGTATCGAGCGATTGCGTCGTCACGTCGTACCCGACGGTGACCCCGTTGATCGTAACTTTTCCGCCGCTCGATCCCGAGCCGTTGGTCGGCGTTATGGCGGCGTACGACGTTGAGAGTGCGACCGAATCGGAGGGTGCGGCCGGGCTGCCAATAAGATCGCGTTCGCTATGGCCGACCGTCGTGTCGCTGAGAATCTGCGTCGACGTTGCCGTCTGAACGGACTGGATAACGTAGGTTCCCGGCGTCGCCGGAACGCCCGGAATACCCGCAGCCGTCGCGACGTTCGTCGCGCTCGACGTGCCGCTGAACGTCTGAAAAAGATTCGGCTGCGAGAGCGCGTTGAGCGAACTCTGTACCGACCCGAGCAGGCCGTTAATTTTTATGAGTTCCAGATTCGCCGCGTTGATCGAGGCCGATTGCGTGTTGAGCCGCGTTTCCGGAGCGAGCGCGATCGTGGTGAGCTTCTGAATGATCGAGTTGTAATCGATGCCCGACGCGATACCGGGAAACGAGATCGGGGGCGTGTTTGTGCCGGGGACGGTGCTTGACATTGCTCTCCTTTAGACGCTGGAATCCAGCGCGACGCCGGAGTGCTTGTCGAAAAACTCCGCGATCTGTATGACGATCTCGGCCGGAAATTGCGCGACTTCTTTGCCCGTTTGCGGGTCGCTGAACACCGTGACGACCTGACTCGGATTATGGCTCACGCGATAGGACACGTCCAGCCCGGCCGATAGCGGGTGCTCGGGTTTACCAAAAAGCTTGGCGACGGTCTCTAAAAGAGTGCCGCTTTTGTGCGTAGGATCCGGGGGCGGAGCGGTCGCGACACCGGCAGCTGTCGAAGGTGCCGCGGGGGCGGCCTCTGCGACCGGCGGCTCGGCAAAAGAACCCGTCGCGGGCGTGATGGCTGAAACGTCCATGTTCCTCCTCCTATCCTATCTCCCTTAGGTTTCGGCCGACTCGGCGAGCTTATTTAGGAGTCAGCGTCACAGGAGCGCCTCTTCGGCGACCCGCTTTGCCTCGGGAACGCGGCCCGTCCGTAGGTAGAGGCCGGCAAGCTCGACGGCGATCCGTTGTTTCGAGCGCGGCATTGCGACGACGAGAGCTAATTCGGCTTCGACTTCGCGCCCCAGCTGTTCCAAAATGCCCGAACGCAGCAGCGTGGCATCCAGTTGATCGCCGTCCTGCCGTAGGACTTCGTCAACCGACTCCAGCGCCTGCCCGTGATGCCCTAATTCGCGCAGCAGCACGGCTTCCAGATATTTGCCTTGGATGAATACCGAGCCCGACTCGGCGCGGATCGTTTCGAGGTAGGGTAAGGCCTCCACTTTCCGGTTAAGATTCACAAGGGCGATCGCGGCGTTGTAGGCCAGGGCCGCATCGGATGCATGGGCACGCAAACCCTCCAGGGCGATTTCAAGGGCGCGATCGAACTCGCTCGTCGCGAGAGCCAATTTCGATCGCCGAAGAAAATCCGCCGCATGTTCTGCCGCCGTCGCGCGTTCGGCCGCGCGCAGTTCCTCGACTGATCGAAGATCGCCGCGTTGCGTATAAAGAACTTCCAGCGGATTGAGGATTTCGGCTCGGCCTGGGGCCAGCTCCAAGGCCATTCGCAAGTGGCGTTCGCCGTCTCCGGACCCCAGCTTCTGCTCGACGGCTGCCGCCGCGATCAGCAGCGTGATGGCCGCCTCGCGGCCAACCTTCGCGTGCGATGACTCGATGCACGCGAGCGCTTCGGTTTCCTTGTCGTGCGCGAGGAGAAAATTGACGAAGCTGATAATCGTCGGTTCGTCCGCGACTTCTTCAAAAAGACCGCGAAACTCCGCCTCGGCTTCGGGAAGACGCCCCAGCCGTTCTAGAACGCGAGCACGATTGAGACGCAACGGACCGATCGTGGGCCGATTGGCTAATCCTCGATCGAACCATTGCAGCGCCGCAGTCTGATCGCCTTGCAGGGCGTACGTCGCGCCGATCTCCGAATGCGCCTTCCAGGCCGAGACCTCGTCGTCGACCACGAATTGCGCCGCGTTGTGCGGAGCATCCGCGATCGCCGCCTCGTACATCGCGCGCGACTCCTCGTATCGCCCGAGCATCATGAGCGCTTTCCCGGCGGAAAAATGTCCGTTCGCGTAGTTCGGCGCGTGGCGCAGGCAGAGCGTCGCAAGCTCGAGGCCGCGCTGCGGATCGTTGAGGCGCTCCGAGCACGTGTCCGCCCAGATTTGAAGCCCGTTGGGAGTAAAGCCCCGCAACTCGTCCTTACAACGCTCCCACATCCGCTCGAAGGCATCGACGGCCCGCAGATTGTCTCCGCCAAGAAATGTCGTGACGCCCAGATTGTACCAGTGGTACGCATCCCGATCGTCGTTCTTGATGGCCGCCTCGATGATTTCGAGATTTCGAGCGTGCTTGTCGCGCAGCGCGACGATTTCGGCCATGTATCCGTAGTGCACGATCTTCAGCGGCGAGGCGACGGCGTCGATTCCACGCGGGCTGCCGTCGAGGCTGATAAATTCGTGGATCGGCTGGCTGAAGCGAATGCGATCGTGATTTGGAAACAGACGCGTGATGACGTGCGAGAGTTGGCCGCCCCCATGATATTGATCGGACTGATTCATGCAGCGGACCCAGAGCGCTGTCAAATATGCCGGAACGTTCCTCAGACGACGCAGCACGTCTGCCGTCTCCGGGAGAATCTCCTCGTCGGCGTCGAGCTGCAGAACCCATCGCCGGGTCGCCATCGTTAGCGACTCGTTTCGCGCCCAGGCAAAATCGTTTCGCCACTCGCGATGTTCGATTCGCGCCCCGTAACGCAGCGCGATCTCCACCGTCCGGTCTGAGGATCCGGTATCGACGATATTGATCTCGTCGACGAGCTTCGCAACGCTGGCCAGGCACCGATCGAGGAACCGCTCCTCGTTTCGAACGATCATGCACAGACTCACACCCGCCGGTTTTTGATTCCAGTCGGTCGGCGGGTGGGGGAGTCCGAACGGTAAATCGTTGCTGGGTCGCACGCCATTGCGAACACCGGGACGCACCGAGCGTGCACGGGTAGTCATCCTTATTCTCATCGGCATACCGAGGTTTGGAGGTTAGCCGCCGGGCTGCCGGCGGAATCGCAAAAAAAAGAGGCCCGCCGTAGCGGGCCTCTTCGTTGGTCAGTACCGGTTCCGCAGTTAGCGGAAGAGGCCGAGGACCGACTGGGCGTTTGCGTTCGACTGTGCCAAGACCGAGGTACCGACTTGGTTGAGAACCTGGAGTCGCGTGAACTCGGTGGTCGCCTGGCCGACGTTGAGGTCGCGGATCGATGATTCCGAGGCCTGCAGGTTGACGGCTGCGACGTTGTTGTTGTTGGCATCTTCGTTGAGGCGAACGATGACTGCGCCGAGTTGCGCGCGCTGCGAGAGCAGTGCGTTGAGCGCGTTATCGATCTGACCGATCGCATCCTCGGCGCCGATCGACGGGTTGTTCGGCGACGACGTGGCGAGATTGATGTTCGAGATGCGCAGGGTCTGGGCGTTCGTCGCCTGGAGGCCGATCTGAACCGTGTCGCCTTCGTTGGCGCCGGACTGAACGTTCAGGGCCGGGGCGCTCGAGTTGGTCGAAGCCGCTACCGCTTGGCTAACCTTGATGTACGCGGTCGTGCCGGCATCGGCTTGGGTGATGTTTCCAACGTTGACCGTCAGGCCATCGATCGAGATCGCGGTGTTCGCGTTGTACGTCGCCGCGAAGACCGACACGCCTTGCGTCGCGCTGCTGAGGAAGGTCACCTGAACCGCGACCGAGGTGCTGCTCGTGTTGATGACTTGCAGTTCGATGGTTCCGTCTTGTCCACCAGACGCCGCGCTCGTGTTGAAGCCGGCCTGCGTGGTGACGCTCGCTACGAGATTACCCGATCCGACAGGGCCGCCCGTGCTCGCGAGAACGGTGTTCGACGTGATGTTGTAGCTGGCGTTCACGTAGGCCTGGAAGCCGGCGTGGCTGCCGTCGAGCAACGGCTGTCCGTTGAAATTGGTGTTCTGCGAGATGCGGTTGACTTCGAGCAAGAGCTGCGAAACTTCCGCTTGCAGGTTGTTCTTGTCGGATTGGCTGTTGACGTCTGAAGCGGCTTCGACGGAGAGACCGCGGATGCGCTGCAGAATATCGGTCGTCGTTTGGAGCGCGCCTTCGGCGAC contains:
- a CDS encoding glycosyltransferase, with translation MTTRARSVRPGVRNGVRPSNDLPFGLPHPPTDWNQKPAGVSLCMIVRNEERFLDRCLASVAKLVDEINIVDTGSSDRTVEIALRYGARIEHREWRNDFAWARNESLTMATRRWVLQLDADEEILPETADVLRRLRNVPAYLTALWVRCMNQSDQYHGGGQLSHVITRLFPNHDRIRFSQPIHEFISLDGSPRGIDAVASPLKIVHYGYMAEIVALRDKHARNLEIIEAAIKNDDRDAYHWYNLGVTTFLGGDNLRAVDAFERMWERCKDELRGFTPNGLQIWADTCSERLNDPQRGLELATLCLRHAPNYANGHFSAGKALMMLGRYEESRAMYEAAIADAPHNAAQFVVDDEVSAWKAHSEIGATYALQGDQTAALQWFDRGLANRPTIGPLRLNRARVLERLGRLPEAEAEFRGLFEEVADEPTIISFVNFLLAHDKETEALACIESSHAKVGREAAITLLIAAAAVEQKLGSGDGERHLRMALELAPGRAEILNPLEVLYTQRGDLRSVEELRAAERATAAEHAADFLRRSKLALATSEFDRALEIALEGLRAHASDAALAYNAAIALVNLNRKVEALPYLETIRAESGSVFIQGKYLEAVLLRELGHHGQALESVDEVLRQDGDQLDATLLRSGILEQLGREVEAELALVVAMPRSKQRIAVELAGLYLRTGRVPEAKRVAEEALL
- a CDS encoding flagellin; the encoded protein is MSQGLSIANNLLANNVQYNLTKNQEALKNTVTQLSSGLRINSSADDPSGLAIATNLQTQVDGFQHASQNVQDANNAAAVAEGALQTTTDILQRIRGLSVEAASDVNSQSDKNNLQAEVSQLLLEVNRISQNTNFNGQPLLDGSHAGFQAYVNASYNITSNTVLASTGGPVGSGNLVASVTTQAGFNTSAASGGQDGTIELQVINTSSTSVAVQVTFLSSATQGVSVFAATYNANTAISIDGLTVNVGNITQADAGTTAYIKVSQAVAASTNSSAPALNVQSGANEGDTVQIGLQATNAQTLRISNINLATSSPNNPSIGAEDAIGQIDNALNALLSQRAQLGAVIVRLNEDANNNNVAAVNLQASESSIRDLNVGQATTEFTRLQVLNQVGTSVLAQSNANAQSVLGLFR
- the fliD gene encoding flagellar filament capping protein FliD produces the protein MSSTVPGTNTPPISFPGIASGIDYNSIIQKLTTIALAPETRLNTQSASINAANLELIKINGLLGSVQSSLNALSQPNLFQTFSGTSSATNVATAAGIPGVPATPGTYVIQSVQTATSTQILSDTTVGHSERDLIGSPAAPSDSVALSTSYAAITPTNGSGSSGGKVTINGVTVGYDVTTQSLDTILANIQTAVRAAGDAGFSIGFVGATDTVQISDTNKPVSLGSANDSGNLLDVLRLTQAAVTNTPTSGTVTGTAGVGGINQATGLNAASGAGFKTPVTSGTITINGVTITIDATQNNLHDVLNNINASAAGVTASYNSSTGEISLVNKNSGPQSIVLGAGGDTSNFLAASGLTGGAAQTTIGSQAKVVLSTPGGATQTVYSSSNNVTTAIPGISLNLLSNTVQPFEVTVAQDNSQLVSAINTFVSAYNGAIGEINSATASPVVVTSNTPQLPGNTSAQQVAGGVLFNNADITSVKDQLVNFVGGLFQGTAGKRISLSSIGLQLDSSFTQIVSNPSTTPNSTGPVTTQQLNGTDGLLQPLDTTQLQNALQSDPTSVQSLFGGSQGFINQIGTYLTGVTGVPTNVSSGLLGNIPLVSILQGFENANTAEVQSIQEQITQITDSANAQADALRAEFVNSESQLAGYQALQQQLGSFFKGN